TGCACCAATACCAGAGAGAGGTATTTAATTGGGGGCGGGTGAAGTTGTTAGAGACTGCTGTCAGGGGaatgatgaataaaatgaaacaaagacaAGGAAAGTATTAAATTGCCGGACAAAATGACGGGAAGTCAAGAACATCGTTAGTTGAAGTTGAGTTAAAATTTTTATCGATTAGaggaaaagatagagagagagaggagagagagaagagacagagagagagagagagaggcaggaaacTGATATTAGTTACACTTACACGACTGCGTTcatcaattatttttataaaatattgaagAATTCAGAGGAAACAAATTAccaaataatcaatttaaaattttattaaggaCAACGCTTTCTCGGTGCTCAATGGCGGCTAGCCGTTATTATATTAGGGGAATTTGTAATAATTCACCTAGCAATAACAGCTTCCCTTTTATTGCTAGATAATAATTAAACTTCCTCTAATTGCAATAGTGTTAAGCAGCGTGATTGTTTCTCTGCTTCTTTGTTATTGAATTCGGAAGATAATATTTATAATCTGAGACGCTTAGGTCATTGGAAGGGAGGTGATGAAGGAACGTATCAGTAGACTTACACTGCTTTCCACCTTCACCAGAGGAGTTGATCGGATTTGGTTTTATTTAGTCAGCTTATCTGTTCCGCTGCCTGTCTACTGGAATAAAGCTGGAATGATTCTGCTACTGGCTGATGATTATATTCCTCATTGGTGACTGCTGAAGTGaactttgtacataaatatagatTATGAAGGAAAGCAGTTACtcgagaaaaaaacaaatagcaaTATGTAGTAGGGAACCAGTGCTTCGAAGTTATTTTCAGAAACATCCTTTGTGGTATTAAGGGCTATGACCAATCTACAAATTGTCTTCGTCTGGATCAGTTTCATCTAGTGATATTGTCAGCTGATATGTCAGAtggctttttatttctttcagcgCAACTCAGAGAAAAAAACGATGACGCCGCAAAATAGGAGGGATTGCTTAATCCTTCTCTTAGGTAAGTCGCTCTTTTGTTTGATACTTACATTTGGATATTTGGTACGTGAAGATGCTGTTGAGAATCATATGACTCATTACTGAATGCTACATCTTTAATCTATATCTTACCTCAATGTGTTATGAGTCAGTTTACTTGCTTCCGTTATTGGGACAAGAACATCAGCATTATCATTATCAACATCCATGAACACAGGTTTCTTGATTACCATCAACTTATGGTAAcgatgattatataatatatgtatgtaagtatatgtatgtatgtatatatatatatatatatatatatatatatatatatacatacatacatacttacatacaatatattatataatcatcgTTACCATAAGTTGATGGTAATCAAGAAACCtgtgttcataatatatatatatatatatatatatatatatataatatgttatatatagatatatatatatatatatatatattaatctagccacctgggggggcaagccagcctcaacgAGTGCAGGTCCCAAAACCgaataaatagggagggttggtgtcaggaagggcatccgaccaTAAAAACCCACGCCAGAAACAATGAAATGAGTCGTGACATAGACGAGAATAGTGCTAAGGCAtgctccgtaaacgacgcacagacacatcgccctaactccgTAACAAGCGAGGGCTACTTCATCAAGAgcaggtgcagctaaagaagcgagctctaaatgtgatcagattAGGCTAGTTCAGTATCGGGTTTAtgtcaggaagaaaaaaaaagagttggcAGAGTTGATGAGGGTAAAGAGAGtgaatattttgtgtgtgcaggaaactagatggaagggtaataaagccaaagaactgggggatggccacaagctaatctatagtggagcaatgagcagggtaggaatgggtGCTGTCAGGGGAAATAAAGAATGCAGTGACAGAAGTGAGAAGAAAGAATGACCggattatgagagtgaagatatgttatggaggggaacaatgaacatcattaatGCTTATGTTCCACAAGTGGGCTGTACAGAGGAAGAAAAGGGCAGTTTTTGGAACGAAATTAATGAGGTAACACAAGACTGGAagagaagacatcctgaaaagatggaaagagtatttcgagcaACTgctaaaagaagaaaatgaaagacttgtaagagaggatggacaagtaaactttggaatggtaatggggatctcTAGGGATGAAGTTATaggagccttaaaaagaatgaggaatgaagGCAATGGGATCTGACTTCATCCCAGTTgcagtttggaaagccttaggggaggaaggggtagacatcttgtatgatctgatggtaaaaatattcgaacaagaAAAGATActagaagaatggcgggaaagcatattgatgcagtaattatagaggtatcaaaCTAATGTTTCACACGTTGAagtttttggaaagaataataaatgGCAGGCTTAGAGAAGAAGTGAGAATAGGAAAGGAACAGtaaggatttatgaagggaagcggcacaacggatggaatattttacataaggcagctgatggagaaattcagagaaaaacaacgagacctgcatctggtattcatagaccttgaaaaggcctatgacagagtgccaaggcaagaaatatggagatgtttgagggtgAAGATCGTgctggaaaagtatgtcagaatgattcaggagatgtacaggaatgtgtatactagagtaacaagcagtgttggagagacggatgaatttgagataggagttggattacaccaggggtcagcacttagcccattcatctccAACATCGTGATGAATGTAATGActagggatgttagagaagcagtgccagggtgcatattatacgcggatgacatagTGTTGTGTTCAGAAGGGAGGGatgagttggaggggaggttgaaGAGGTGGAGAGCaacacttgaggagagaggaatgagaataagcagatcaaaaaccggaTATATGTTtcagtattactgaggatggtggaagtagcataagattgggtggggaagaaataaagaaaggacagaggttcaagtacttagggtccgtattagaggatagtggaagcatggaccaagaggtgagacaccaaATTCAGGTaggatggaataattggaggtctgcatcaggggtcctctgtgacgagaaggtccctctgaaattgaaaggaaagtttcataggacggtggtcagaccagcaatgttatatggaaaagaaacagcaagtatgaggaaaacagaggaaaagaagaaggatGTAGCAGATATGAGAATGTttagatggatgtcgggagtaacaagggaagataagattagaaatgagtaagtaagaggatcaacaaaggtagttaaaatatcaaggaaaatacaggagggaaggttTCGAtggtatgtgttatatatgtttccggctaaaaatgtattttaaatgcaTTTAGTGTTATGACCTTTAACAAGCTTATTAAGTAGTTAAGCACTTCAGTGTTTACATGAAGCTCacctttgtatatcttttgtgtatatacttagtcatagataaaaaaactatataggaAACGTCTCTTAAGAATCCTAGCTAACATTTGGTAGCAGAATATTATACTTTGGAATTACCATTGTAACGGAGTTTGCTGTGGATTTCTACAACGTAACATCATTGTGAGGGTGGAGTAGACTTTCCCCTTCACTGCTGGGGGTGTGGGGGATTTCCGGTCATTCGGGCAGATGCTTTCTGGTGATATTAGTAAGCtagaaaatttggaaaaataaacaagattaaagGAGAATTTGATTTCTTAAAATGTTAGACTTGCAATGGTCCCCTGTTTGGTCACATAGGTACAGATGATGATTGTGTAAGAAAGACAAGAGCTAAGAAATTCAAGGATGAGGAAGTAAAGATTTTGATGGAACACTTCAGAAATATGACCTGTTTCAAGGTCAAGATGCTCAGAATGGATACTAGAATATCTCAAACTTACTGTGATGCGTGCGATGTGAATATGGGAACCAGACTGGATTACATTATGCATATGGAGTCAACTCACAAGACATACGTTGGTGATTTTCGAGCCAATGGCTCAATGGAAAATGTTGGGTATAGGTCCGATTTGACAAATGTGTTGACACAACAACCCGAGATTTTGTCAAAGCTTTTAGAGAGcactttgaaaatgaaatattttcccgATACGACAAATCAGAATACAAAAGCCAAACTACCACCAATTTGGGTTGGACAAACTGTtatgaagagaggaacatcatgttggaagacatgcGATGGAAATAGAAGTGCGGGGTTGAAGGAAGAAAGGGAGACCAAGACAGagtggcgtgattgtgtaggggaagatatgttatggaacggtattaacgagaacgatgcacaggataTAAATCGATGGAAAGGACTCATTCAAAACGTTAACCTggtataaaaatgggttaaagctgggaagaagaagaagaagaatatatatatatatatatatatataatatatatatatatatatatatatatatatatatataaatatatatacatgtgcgtgcgtgtgtgtgtgtgtgtgtatgtgtatgttgtcTGACTGTAACATATTCAATATTTCTTGAGCATCTCTAGCGGAAAGATGAAGTATGTGCAGGTGTTGTTCGATTTAGAAGTTTTCTATAAATAACTTAAAAAGTCCACTGCCCTGTagaagaaacaagagagagagagagagagagagagagagagagagagagagagagagagaggagagaggggaggtaTAAGGTCTTTGCAAAAGCGTCAttaaaaaacagcaacaacaccgATTAGTTGAAATTACAGAATGATATAGAGGTAGATAAGAATTTTGACAAATATATCCGTTAATGAAATTTTTGGAAGACTTAGAAATTGTAAAATACGAAATGAAACATAGAAGATACAGTAtatctgaggaaaaaaaaaaaatgcaagagtaAGATGTACCTTTTAGTGAAGAATAAACCTCAAAAGTTTGCCAAAATGTTGGGAAAAACAATTCCATGCTGTTGCTGAAATCTCCAAAGTTGGATTTACCTGTGAAGCTAGCATGACAACAAAGGTGTCCCATTTATTTCCAGTCAGTGTTCTATATTTTTGAAACCAAAACCAGAAAGCTAAAGCCCATTGTTCCATTCCATTGCAGTCTGAAAGTGGAGGCGAGGGCTACTTGATCTATTATTCTCTTTTAAAGACATGCTTTGTGTAGAAATATGAAGGGACGCCAGTctagttatatagtatattattgaatgaatatatatatatatatatatatatatatatatatatatatatatatatatatatatatatatatatatatatatatatatatatatatatatatatatatatatatatatatatatatatatatatatatatatatatatatatatatatatatatatatgtacaccagTAAGTGGTGTACTCAGGAAACTATTGGGATAAACCAGATATGCGTTATTCTTTGAAACACGCATGTATAAATACAATGaagtaaatcatataatataaaatactgaaGCAGACACAGAGGTTATGACGAATATGTGGTGAGACTGATAAGATTATAggataaaacaattatatatatatagtatagttattattaatatatatatatttatatttaacatgatttatatatatatatttaatataattaatatatatataatatatatataggtaacatatatatatatatatatatatatgatatatatatagatataataatatatacataataaaataatataataatatataatttatatataatattatataataatatatatagatatatatatatatatatatatatatgatgtatatatatatatatatatatatatagtatatatatatatatttataatatataatatatatatatatatatatatatatatatgtgtgtgttaattcGTTTCCTCACGTTTAATACCAAGAATTGCATTACTGACAGTTTTCCACATTATTCTTCTGTCCTTAAGCTACATGAAGATCAACACAAAAACCCGTTATTTTTTCCCAAGAATCTGGTATATTTTTGAAAGAGATAATTTCTTGTTCTCTTCATTTACAGTTGCGTGCTTCACCAGATGTAATCTGAGTCTGTTGGTAGCCTTTCCGAGATTTAGAAGTGACCAGTAAGTGATGTACTCAGGAAGCTATTGAGATGAACCCCAGCTCAACCCCTTTGTAGGGCGGGTGATTTGGTACAGTGCTCCGACTGCTTGATTCACTACATATCAAACAGCATCTTTCTCGAATACAAAAATCTGATAACATATCGTTTTACCTTTAATCTTAGGTTTTCTCTTTAAAACACTGGTAGCACGTATCATCTAATGTTATTAAAAGactaaatatttgttgataagtTTCTCTGTATCAAAGATGCTTCGGATCTTTTGTTTTACCGCTCTTGGGATAAGGTTCCCCTTTATGGTTTAAGTAGATAAAGTTAATTGAAGTGATAGTGATCTCTAACACAGCAATAGTCATAATGACTTAGACTATTGCAAATAATTTGTCAAGTTGTCTTCCTGGCACCCGATTTGAAGAGGATCCCTCGTCTACCGCTTTTAGAGCCTTCACTTCCAGAATAAAATTTCAACCACTAGCTTTGCAGAGTTAGCATTCATTTTAAGTTGAGGTGCCACCACTTCGCAATTTATAACCATGTCAATATATCAtgacattatacatacacaaacacacacacacacatatatgtatgtatgtatgtatgtatgtatgtatgtatgtatgtatatatgtataatgtatgtatgtataatgtcatGATATGTTTATATTGTTATGAATCTGCAGGTAAAGCAAGAGataatttattttccaattttccctttttaaagtaagataaactttcctttttccttcattATAAATCTACTCATTCAAGAAAACCGATAGGTCTGTTCAATTCGTCAGCTTCCATGTTTACCggctatattttcatttattttgttgttttgggGATTTTATGCACTGGGATCGCCACTCAATCACCTGTGCTTATTTGCAGTTATCtctttttcaaaatgtttactcatttatggaataataataataataataataataataataataataataataataataataatttttctcagCAAGCGCATCCTGGAACCCAGAAGAGAAAACATTGACGATGGTGCCCGGTGTCAAATGAGATTCTTGTTAAAGCGAGTCCATGGCTCCCTTATGGTCTCACTGAGCCACGGGCCCAGCACAATAGTAGCAATAGAACGATAAGTGAATAATAACAACGACAACAAGCGATTTTTGTTAGACAGAACTAGTTGGATACAAGTTTGAATGGTGAAGTAGAAAATGGGGAGACATACAAAGGACCATGAGAAcgtttacacctctctctctctctctctctctctctctctctctctctctctctctctctctcagttgcaatacaatgtctcctcggatggactaataagtctttgagatattctaatccttgtaactccttgtgacactctctctctctctctctctctctctctctctctctctctctctcttctctcttagtgTTCAACTTTAcaaagtacttccaaaaattctCCATTTGTGTGTTCACCTTTCTCCCCTCAAATacattagaaggggtacaaacaAGTGTCCCCAAAGTTAATTCCACCCATCAGGCAAATAGagtaccaaagacgactagagagcctgaactcgtatggcttagaaacacgacgattacgaggacaactaatagaaacattcaaaatactgaaaggcattacAAAATTAGACAAAAACGTATTCACGTTAAACGAAATccagataagaaataatggatggacacTAGAGCTGTTGAGATACAACACATCTGATTGCAGAAACTTctccacatacaagatatgtgacaaatgaaataaactgccaccagaagttataagcagcaacagtgtggaagtgtTTAAAagtaagctagacaaaatcattaggacattgtgaatgaatagtaaaacctgcacctagagatatagaaaataaataggtCCTCGATGAACTAAAGCTACCACATTCTGTCCTAGGTTAActcttcaagatttccttaacaATCATGTTTTTCCTTTCATATAGTTGTCAACCACGTCTCCTTTAGCATAACACTACCTCTTCTACCAAATCAACCCAACCCGGTGTATCTCGTACTATTCCCTGTCTTCTGTACACGCGGCCTAGCCACTTTTAGTCTGAGAAACTAACACAGTTATCGAACGCCTGCACTCCTGTTACTAGTCTAACTTTGTTATAGGATATCCTAGCCCTCCAATTATTTCCTAATATTGTTTTGTGCTCCTTATTTTCAAATGCCAAGATTTTATTATCTGAAGTCTCTGTGCAGTATCATGACTCATGCCCATagataaaaatattcttaacaatgtataaataaataaataaataaatatatatatatatatatatatatatatatatatatatatatatattatatatatatatatatatatatatagatatagtataaatatatatatatatatatatataatatatatatataatataatatatatatatatgactatatatatatagatatatatatatatatatatatatatatatatatagtgtgtgtgtgtgtgagcctaCGACATTcgaataaaaacaaggaaacctTGGTTAGAATCGCAAACAATGATGGAGCGTTACTGCCTTATTCCTATTAAAGCCTTAGAAGTCTCGTTTGACCTTAGTCTTTTGATAACATACTAGGAATTCAATCGACCCATAGTGCTTGCGATCGTGGTGCAGATTTTGTAAGTACCAGCTTTGATGCACCAGAATACTAGACGCTTCAAGGAAGGGTAAACTATCTTGAGACCCGCTTTTCAAAGGGAAAGGAATGTTAATGTAtactcaaaaacaaaacaaataaaaatgtcgtttcattttattttacgggcgtgcgtgtgtgtatgtgcgtgtatgcgtgcatgtgtgtttgtgtgtgtgtatgtctgtgtgtgtgtttgtgtgtgagtgtgtggaaaGTAACCAGATCTCGATGTAATACAGAGAATAAACGGAGAACCtggccatattctttggatgaaAAGACTGAAGTCTAAACTCATCAGGATAATGGAAAAGATTAAAACTTTTCAGAACTTCCTTATTAAGCATATAAAGACCAAAAGTACTAAgaatttctttctcttatttcatGGAACACACAGATTCATATGGCATCAGCATTCCAACTTAGTTCGCTTCTCTTATTACAATCTCATTACACTGATAGGGTTTCACTTCAGGAATAAATAAACTTTGGAAAGCCATTTCTCCTGGAATCTTCCATTAAACTAAGcttctttttttgtgcaaaaaaaaaaaaaaacaaaaaaaaaaaaaaaaaaaaaaaaaaaaaaaaaaaaagttgattataTCGTCAAATTTGTCAATTTTCGTTTTGATTTCAAGGAATATGATGGTTCAATGGCAGAAGAAGGTTTGATCGTGGGAGGACTATGGGCATGGtgcaatttaattaatattatgaaCGTGCTTTGAGGAAAGGGGTTTtgatggtatttatttatttatttatttatctattatcattattattattattattattattattattattattattattatattattattattattattatttgtttatttatttttattttttttgtgatgagTGAGGGCGGAAGGCTGCCAATGTGTTATTCCTCAGTGTTAGCTTGTGCATAAAAAGGTATACATCTATATTCACAATGAACGCCATtgctatatattacataattcatAATCTTATCAGAAAACCAACGAAATTAGGACAAAATTTAATGCAACGATATCGGTGTACTGTTggtctgaaaaaaaaaggggacgTTTTTAGAGTGAGTGAACTTAACGTGGCAGACAAAGATACCTACTGAAGAAAATGCAGTGTAATTAACAAAAAGAGAAATGTGGAAAAACATTTCATGATTGATTGGCTTCCCTTTTTCGCTCCACCGTAAAAGTCAACTTTCTTACTTCTGGTGATCTTTACGTTCTTTGTATTAATTCAATTCAGTCCTCTTATAGCTAGTATAAACTGATAAAGAATCACTAATCATAATTCCATGAAGCAAGTCAAGTCTCTCcttcatttatcaattttcttttacTAGTAATTTTATCGTCCATTCTCATTTCACCACCATTTTCTGAtaaaattatgtattatgtaatatACAGCAATTATGTTCATTGTTTTTATAGATGTATACCTTTTTATGTACAAGCAAACACTGAGCAACAGACAATGCGTGTACATTACTTACAAAAAGCAGCACTCAGCTATAACACATTGGCAGCCTACCGCCCTcactcatcaaaaaaaaaaaatataataaataaataaataaataaataaataccatcaAAACCTCTTTCCTCAAAGCACGTTCATGATATTAATTAAATTGCACTATGCCCATGGTCCTCCCACGATccaataaaaacatgaatttatagaaattaaaataatgtcCATTACCGCTTTTGGTTATGCAAAATGATCCTGTTCAGTGAGAAAAACGAGTAAATAGTGTCGTCGTGATACGGAGTAATGCAACCAGCTCTATATGAACTAattcatctgagaaattccaaatacttcggacatatatcatATTTTGAGGTATCTGAAcgtttttgttttgcagtttcaacttaaataatataatttgcattgtattttcatattctagagtaaatttagcgagagTATGTCTTTTTTTCTTGCCGAATGTACAAccacaaataatttatatatatatatatatatatatatatatatatatatatatatatatatatatatatatatatatatatatatatatatatatatatatttgtgtttgtccAATCGGCAAGGAAACTAAGGATacagttttcatttcctttcgttcatcgaatttcccatttgtttttttactgaaaagacatactctcgctaaatttactccagaacatgaaaatacaatgcaaattatattatataagttgaaactgcaaaacaaaaacgCTCAGATACCTCAAAAcatgatatatgtccgaagtattCGGAATTTCTCAGACGAATTCGTTCATAGAGAGTCGGTTGCATTACTCCGCATCACGACAACACTATTTACTCGTTTTTCTCACTGAACAGGATTATTTTGTATAATCAAAAGCGGTAATGgacattattttaatttctatagaTTCTTGTTTTTGTTCCTAAGGATTTAAAGTTAGCTAACGGCAATGGCGGTCAATGTTGTGAGGGCTAAGGTGGGTTCAACAAATTTAGTTGCATCTGCaaaagcgttttctatgatgtgaggaggctCCTGAGAACTTTGGCGTGAAAGCACATGTCAATGGATACTTGCTTACGTAACGGCTTTCACACTTTATTAATGACTTTGACGCTGACATGGATAGAATGCTAGTAGTTGTTTACATAGTTGCTGTCATCAAAAGGAAATCTTTATCAATGTTAAAGTAGCCGGTGAACtcgaagattttctggctatgctcccatCATCAAGCAGTTCGGAGTTAGACTACATAACTAACACGGTTACATTACTTTGCCGCGTGACTGGAAGATATCTTACACCAGCATTTTtgtgcacgatataaaactttcattGAACTCTGCAATAGATATCGACTTATTTGTGGCAATAAATAATTTTACTCTAAAGGAAGGAAGATTAGTATATGGTTGACAATTTTCACTTCTTTTTACAGTCTTTGAATGTTGCAACGGCTGCCGAATGAAataaagattagggtatgaatttcatAGAGAAATAACTTGAACCTCGATCTTGACAACCATACTATTCTTTTTCCCAGGAACCTGTGCACCGactcactgctctctctctctctctctctctctctctctctctctctctctctctcataatattgcATTCATTCCTATATTGTTCCTCGCGATTTCCAATGGCTATTGcccaaaatatttccatttttctctcattattcAAGATCCCAATTCCAATTAAGCATGAATTTTACGTCATTTTAGTGTCATTGACATCCCTTATGAGAAGAGTTTCACAGTAGGGTTTAAAGATGGAGGATCCATATTCTATTCTGAACTGAAATTACCATAACCAAATTTATCGATTAATATAGCGGTTGTTACTTCATTCAGCTATAAATGATATA
The nucleotide sequence above comes from Macrobrachium nipponense isolate FS-2020 chromosome 37, ASM1510439v2, whole genome shotgun sequence. Encoded proteins:
- the LOC135209014 gene encoding uncharacterized protein LOC135209014, which gives rise to MIQEMYRNVYTRVTSSVGETDEFEIGVGLHQGSALSPFISNIVMNVMTRDVREAVPGITEDGGSSIRLGGEEIKKGQRFKYLGSVLEDSGSMDQELRASPDYLINQGILSDDKEVQTQRNAVGILRPVPVDIELEKIRLQLQMEKETAESEHTLKKDAAKQEFALKKEANKLELSPENEKQSSTPE